A single genomic interval of Anser cygnoides isolate HZ-2024a breed goose chromosome 7, Taihu_goose_T2T_genome, whole genome shotgun sequence harbors:
- the PLAU gene encoding urokinase-type plasminogen activator has translation MKLFIFLSVTLGTLVTGLDSAYGKQHYRPSHKHRECHCLNGGTCITYYLFSRINRCLCPEGYGGLHCEIDDDSICYAGNGENYRGTATERDCLLWDLPSVIKRGAYHADMKNALQLGLGKHNYCRNPNGRSRPWCYTRRGFSLQETPCNIDKCERTCGQRSISKYFKIVGGSQAEVESQPWIAGIFQNIKGVDRFLCGGSLIDPCWVLTAAHCFYDPSKRKPSTPVYKVFLGKSILNVTDENEQVFMVDEIISHPDFTDETGGNENDIALVRIRTASGQCAVESKYVRTVCLPERNLNLYDNTRCEIAGYGKQDFYDIYYAQRLMSASVNLISQKKCTTEYYDSIRVTDNMVCAGDSMWATDACKGDSGGPMVCEHDGRMTLYGIVSWGDGCAKKNKPGVYTRVTKYLNWIDSNMNAVFTKSRSFAEPK, from the exons GCTTATGGCAAGCAGCACTACAGACCATCACATAAACACAGGG AATGTCACTGTCTGAATGGAGGAACATGCATTACCTATTACCTCTTTAGCCGAATAAATCGTTGCCTGTGCCCAGAAGGATATGGTGGGCTTCACTGTGAAATAG atgaTGACAGTATATGCTATGCTGGAAATGGGGAGAACTACAGAGGAACAGCAACTGAACGAGACTGTTTACTATGGGATCTTCCTTCAGTAATCAAGAGAGGTGCTTACCATGCTGACATGAAGAATGCTCTGCAGCTTGGACTGGGCAAACACAACTACTGCAG AAACCCAAATGGAAGGAGCAGGCCCTGGTGTTACACCCGGAGGGGATTCTCCCTTCAAGAAACACCCTGCAACATAGATAAGTGTG AGCGCACATGTGGTCAAAGAAGCATCAGCAAGTACTTCAAGATCGTTGGTGGAAGCCAGGCTGAGGTTGAGTCTCAGCCTTGGATAGCTGGCATCTTCCAAAACATCAAGGGCGTTGATCGCTTTCTGTGTGGTGGCAGCCTCATTGACCCTTGCTGGGTGCTTACAGCAGCACACTGCTTTTATGATCC gtcaaaaagaaaaccaagtaCACCTGTATACAAAGTCTTCCTTGGAAAGTCCATACTGAATGTTACTGATGAAAACGAACAAGTGTTCATGGTGGATGAAATCATCTCTCACCCTGACTTCACAGATGAAACTGGTGGCAATGAGAATGACATTG CTTTGGTAAGAATACGAACAGCTTCTGGACAGTGTGCAGTAGAATCCAAGTATGTCAGAACAGTTTGCTTGCCGGAGAGGAACCTTAACCTATACGACAATACCCGGTGTGAAATAGCTGGCTATGGAAAACAGGATTTTT ATGATATTTACTATGCCCAAAGACTGATGTCAGCCAGTGTTAACTTAATATCACAGAAGAAATGCACAACTGAATACTACGACAGTATCAGAGTTACTGACAACATGGTCTGTGCTGGAGACTCCATGTGGGCAACTGATGCATGCAAG GGAGATTCTGGCGGCCCCATGGTCTGTGAGCACGATGGCAGGATGACGCTTTACGGGATTGTCAGCTGGGGAGATGgctgtgcaaagaaaaacaagccagGTGTTTACACCAGAGTTACTAAATACCTTAACTGGATTGACTCCAATATGAATGCAGTGTTCACCAAAAGTCGTTCTTTCGCTGAACCCAAGTGA